In Candidatus Saccharimonadia bacterium, a single genomic region encodes these proteins:
- a CDS encoding MraY family glycosyltransferase, translating into MMYLLGFGLAFVLSAGLTPWVRRYALKHGIVDAPTEARKIHRRAIAYLGGVAIFGAFVLTVMVMLPLSRQLGALLLGCLILVTVGVIDDIRGLSPGVKLAGQFVAAGVALGGGIGITQVTNPFGGVIDLSSWGRMSFELAGTQFHISPLANGLSLLWMVGLANTVNFLDGLDGLACGISGIGALVMFGLAVEPHVGQPAVAMLAIILAGAAFGFLPFNFFPARIFMGDSGAYFLGLVLAMLSIYSGAKLATAALVLGFPIVDALWAATRRLAKRTSPFRADRQHFHHLLLDAGMTQRQAVLTLYAVAAIFGTVALSVGSFAKLVALVVLMFLMAVSIGALVYVNWIRTRKIYPK; encoded by the coding sequence ATGATGTACCTGCTGGGTTTTGGATTGGCGTTTGTGCTCAGCGCGGGTTTGACGCCGTGGGTGCGACGGTACGCGCTAAAGCATGGGATCGTGGACGCGCCGACGGAAGCACGCAAGATTCACCGGCGCGCCATTGCTTACTTGGGTGGGGTGGCGATTTTTGGGGCGTTTGTGCTGACCGTGATGGTGATGCTGCCGCTGTCACGCCAACTGGGGGCGTTGCTGCTGGGATGTTTGATCTTGGTGACCGTGGGGGTGATCGACGACATTCGGGGTTTGTCGCCCGGCGTGAAGCTGGCGGGGCAGTTTGTGGCGGCGGGGGTAGCGCTGGGGGGCGGAATTGGCATTACGCAGGTCACGAATCCGTTTGGCGGGGTGATCGATTTGAGTAGTTGGGGTCGGATGAGCTTTGAACTGGCGGGTACGCAATTTCACATCTCGCCGTTGGCGAACGGTTTGAGTTTGCTGTGGATGGTGGGGCTGGCCAACACGGTGAATTTTTTGGACGGACTCGACGGTTTGGCGTGCGGTATCTCGGGCATTGGTGCGCTGGTGATGTTTGGCTTGGCGGTGGAGCCGCACGTGGGGCAGCCGGCGGTGGCGATGCTGGCGATTATTTTGGCCGGCGCGGCGTTTGGATTTTTGCCGTTTAATTTTTTCCCCGCGCGGATATTTATGGGGGATTCGGGGGCGTATTTTTTGGGTCTGGTGCTGGCGATGCTGTCGATTTACTCCGGCGCCAAGCTGGCTACGGCGGCGCTGGTGCTGGGATTTCCGATCGTGGACGCGCTATGGGCGGCTACCCGGCGGCTGGCCAAGCGGACGTCGCCGTTTCGGGCCGACCGGCAGCATTTTCATCACCTGCTGCTCGACGCCGGCATGACTCAGCGCCAGGCGGTGCTGACGCTCTACGCGGTGGCGGCGATTTTCGGTACGGTGGCGTTGTCGGTGGGGTCGTTTGCGAAATTGGTGGCGCTGGTGGTGCTGATGTTTTTGATGGCGGTGAGCATCGGGGCTTTGGTGTATGTGAATTGGATTCGGACGCGCAAAATCTACCCTAAGTAG